In Novosphingobium sp. 9U, a single genomic region encodes these proteins:
- a CDS encoding thermonuclease family protein, which translates to MTRLALLIGCAALAACNQASGTAAPSNTLQASAEPVDGDTVAVHFRLLGVDAVEGRQQCERDGRCWKCGKVATAVTERMLDKGETTIAMTGEQTYGRPVATVVVDGEDLGLALIGVGFAAPLDQYLQHDPERLDAYERAYEQAKAAKRGVHSGRWIMPSLWRKGSRLSCERRSRS; encoded by the coding sequence ATGACCCGTCTGGCGCTGCTCATTGGCTGTGCTGCCCTTGCCGCCTGTAATCAGGCGTCGGGCACCGCAGCCCCATCCAACACGCTCCAGGCTTCGGCCGAGCCGGTGGACGGCGATACCGTCGCGGTCCACTTCCGGCTTCTCGGCGTCGATGCCGTGGAGGGTAGGCAACAGTGCGAGCGCGATGGGCGATGCTGGAAGTGCGGCAAGGTCGCGACCGCGGTCACCGAGCGAATGCTCGACAAGGGCGAGACCACGATCGCCATGACCGGCGAGCAGACTTACGGCAGGCCGGTCGCGACGGTTGTCGTCGACGGAGAGGATCTCGGCCTGGCGCTGATCGGCGTGGGCTTTGCCGCGCCGCTCGATCAATACCTGCAGCATGATCCCGAGCGGCTCGACGCCTACGAACGCGCCTACGAGCAGGCCAAGGCTGCGAAACGCGGCGTCCACTCAGGCCGCTGGATCATGCCGAGCCTGTGGCGCAAAGGGAGCCGCCTCTCCTGCGAGAGGCGGTCCAGGTCTTAG
- a CDS encoding ArdC family protein, translated as MAKLARRNTAPRRHVAQEITDLIIRKLETGVAPWQRPWRSLGASGRPLCHQGSAYTGINAIYLWAIADTAGYRSPYWMTYRQAQELGGQVTRGERASTSVYFNSVKRSETDVATGEETNRVIRFMRSYAVFNADQIEGLPGYFYVHSDPVPPPPSEHQAAIDAFFSPIPIEIRHGGDRAYYSPTHDLVQLPLPGAFKSIDHYAGTKGHELAHATGHSTRLARTFGKRFGDDAYAMEELVADLTAGFVGAHLGLPNELIDNHASYLDHWLRVLRADKTAIISAASKAEQAFKWLSAFSEPQQAGADETDEADDGDQVTDEAAEDAQIAA; from the coding sequence ATGGCCAAGCTCGCTCGCCGTAACACCGCTCCTCGCCGCCACGTCGCCCAGGAGATCACCGACCTCATCATCCGCAAGCTCGAGACCGGCGTCGCGCCGTGGCAGCGCCCGTGGCGCAGCCTTGGCGCCAGCGGCCGTCCGCTGTGCCACCAGGGCTCCGCTTATACCGGCATCAACGCGATCTACCTGTGGGCGATCGCGGACACTGCCGGCTACCGCAGCCCGTATTGGATGACCTACCGGCAGGCGCAGGAACTCGGCGGGCAGGTCACGCGCGGCGAACGCGCGTCCACCAGCGTCTACTTCAACAGCGTGAAGCGCTCGGAAACCGACGTCGCCACTGGCGAGGAGACCAACCGCGTTATCCGCTTCATGCGCTCCTACGCGGTGTTCAACGCCGACCAGATCGAAGGACTGCCGGGATACTTCTACGTCCACAGCGATCCGGTGCCGCCGCCCCCGTCCGAACACCAGGCCGCGATCGATGCGTTCTTCTCGCCGATTCCGATCGAGATCCGTCATGGCGGCGATCGCGCGTACTACAGCCCCACGCATGACCTCGTGCAGCTGCCGCTGCCTGGAGCCTTCAAGTCGATCGACCACTACGCTGGCACGAAGGGTCACGAGCTGGCCCACGCGACCGGCCATTCGACGCGGCTCGCACGCACTTTCGGCAAGCGCTTCGGCGACGACGCATACGCGATGGAGGAGCTCGTTGCGGACCTGACAGCCGGTTTCGTCGGCGCCCACCTGGGCTTGCCGAACGAGCTGATCGACAATCACGCGAGCTACCTGGATCACTGGCTGCGCGTGCTTCGCGCCGACAAGACTGCGATCATCTCGGCCGCGTCCAAGGCCGAGCAAGCGTTCAAGTGGCTCTCCGCTTTCTCTGAGCCGCAGCAGGCCGGCGCCGATGAAACGGACGAAGCAGACGACGGCGACCAGGTCACCGACGAGGCCGCCGAGGACGCGCAGATCGCGGCCTGA